In Candidatus Contubernalis alkalaceticus, the genomic window TTTGTTTAATTCCCCCTCAAAGCCCTTAGTAAATGCTCGTTCTGAAAGAGAACATCGCCAAACCGCCTACTACAATAATTATGGAGATCAAACCAAGGGCAATTCCGACGATGCTACATACTTTATCCACTACAGCATAATCTATTTTTTTAATTTTTCTTTCATTGGCTTAGAATAACTGCTGGAAAGAGAATACTTATCTCTAAGCAAGTTTACGGTCTTATATAAGGTATTCTTATAATCCTTGTCTGCATCACCTGTTTTATATAGTGCTAAAAAATGATTATAAAGCCCGGTGAACTCCTTTTTTATAAAATCAAAAAACACTCTCCTTGTTTTTCCCCTTAAATAAAGAGTTCCTGGCAAACACTAAGCCAAGTTTTTACAATTTGCTACTCGATAAGGTCTTCAGCTGTAACTTCGGGATGTTTGTACCTAAACGAGGGATCTTCTTTATCCAGGCAGATCGCTTTGGATGCACAGTAATGATAGCAGGCAGCACAGTTAATGCAGTTGTGATGCCACCTTGGTTTAGTTTGAGAATCGGTTATATTCTGCATCGGACAAATGCGCTCACAGTTACCGCACTGCACACAATTATCATTGACCCAGTAGGCAGAATCAAGCTTTTTAATCAGAGAAAGCTGGTATGGCTTTCGGAAAGCCGTAAGGGCAATGATATGCCCCAGGAACCCCCATTTTGATTCAAGCTTACCTGGTTGTTTAGCCTTCACCAGTTGAGCAATTGCTTTTGTTTTAACAGTTGCTGCCGCGTAGTGAGCTTCGGGGCTTTTACGTTGTATCGAAGCAATCTTTGGATGATTGCCCGGCATACCGATGAGAAACCCTGCATTCAGACTGATACCTTTCTGTTTAAGCAGCCCACTAAACTGATGCAATGCCCTGCCAAATAAACCCCCACCGTTTACTACAGCAAATGTATATGATATATCCCCAAAATGGGCCTGTTGGATGAACTCCCGGATAAAGGCTGGAGGTCTGGCAAAATATATCGGAAAGACAAACCCGATTATATCGCCGGCTATAACTATTTCTTTACCCACACACATAAGCTTTGGCATAGAGATCAATTCAGCATGAGCAAATTCTTTACCTATGTTACGGGCAACCACCAGTGAGTTTCCGGTTCCTGTGAAATAATAGAGCTTGAGTTTCATTTTATCTTTTCCATCTCCAATATGCAACTTAGTATTGTTAGCCAAGCCAGAA contains:
- a CDS encoding EFR1 family ferrodoxin (N-terminal region resembles flavodoxins. C-terminal ferrodoxin region binds two 4Fe-4S clusters.), whose product is MICLSGSGLANNTKLHIGDGKDKMKLKLYYFTGTGNSLVVARNIGKEFAHAELISMPKLMCVGKEIVIAGDIIGFVFPIYFARPPAFIREFIQQAHFGDISYTFAVVNGGGLFGRALHQFSGLLKQKGISLNAGFLIGMPGNHPKIASIQRKSPEAHYAAATVKTKAIAQLVKAKQPGKLESKWGFLGHIIALTAFRKPYQLSLIKKLDSAYWVNDNCVQCGNCERICPMQNITDSQTKPRWHHNCINCAACYHYCASKAICLDKEDPSFRYKHPEVTAEDLIE